A window from Pseudomonas moraviensis encodes these proteins:
- a CDS encoding CreA family protein — protein sequence MRVAKGLLGLLMAMPLLASAEEIGQVSTVFKFVGPNDRIVVEAFDDPKVEGVTCYLSRAKTGGVKGGLGLAEDRAEASIACRQVGPIKFKGELKDGDEVFKERTSLVFKTMQVVRFLDKKRNTLVYLVYSDRLIEGSPQNAVTAIPILPWVPVQP from the coding sequence ATGCGCGTAGCGAAAGGATTGTTGGGCCTGTTGATGGCCATGCCACTGTTGGCCTCGGCCGAAGAGATCGGTCAGGTGTCGACGGTGTTCAAATTTGTCGGGCCGAATGACCGGATCGTGGTCGAGGCGTTCGACGATCCGAAAGTCGAGGGCGTGACCTGCTACCTGTCACGCGCCAAGACCGGCGGGGTAAAGGGTGGTCTCGGTCTGGCAGAGGATCGCGCCGAGGCATCGATCGCTTGTCGTCAGGTCGGGCCGATCAAGTTCAAGGGCGAGCTGAAGGATGGCGACGAGGTATTCAAGGAGCGCACCTCGCTGGTGTTCAAGACCATGCAGGTCGTGCGTTTCCTCGACAAGAAGCGCAACACCCTGGTGTATCTGGTCTACAGCGATCGCCTGATCGAGGGTAGTCCGCAGAATGCGGTCACTGCCATCCCGATTCTGCCGTGGGTGCCTGTGCAGCCATAA
- the murJ gene encoding murein biosynthesis integral membrane protein MurJ, producing MNLLKSLAAVSSITMLSRILGFVRDTLIARTFGAGMATDAFFIAFKLPNLLRRIFAEGAFSQAFVPILAEYKSQQGEEATRTFIAYVSGLLTLVLAVVTALGMIAAPWVIWATAPGFTDTPEKFQLTSDLLRVTFPYILLISLSSLAGAILNTWNRFSVPAFVPTLLNVSMIVFSLFLTPYFDPPVMALGWAVLVGGLAQLLYQLPHLKKIGMLVLPRLNLRDSGVWRVMKQMLPAILGVSVSQISLIINTIFASFLVAGSVSWMYYADRLMELPSGVLGVALGTILLPTLAKTYASKDRHEYSRILDWGLRLCFVLVLPCALALGILAEPLTVSLFQYGQFSGFDAEMTQRALIAYSVGLLGIIVIKVLAPGFYAQQNIRTPVKIAIFTLVCTQLFNLALIGPLAHAGLALAISAGACLNAGLLFYQLRKQKMYQPQPGWGKFGFKLVVAVTVMSAVLLAGMHFMPAWDEGHMLERFLRLGALVVAGVVAYFGMLLLLGFRLRDFNRKALS from the coding sequence ATGAATCTGCTCAAATCGTTGGCCGCCGTCAGCTCTATCACGATGCTTTCCCGGATTCTGGGTTTTGTTCGTGACACGCTGATCGCGCGGACATTCGGCGCCGGGATGGCCACGGACGCCTTCTTTATTGCTTTCAAACTGCCCAACCTGCTGCGGCGGATCTTTGCCGAAGGCGCTTTCTCCCAGGCTTTCGTGCCGATTCTGGCCGAATATAAAAGTCAGCAGGGCGAGGAGGCGACGCGCACCTTTATTGCCTATGTGTCGGGCCTGTTGACGCTGGTGTTGGCGGTAGTGACGGCGCTGGGCATGATCGCCGCGCCCTGGGTGATCTGGGCCACGGCGCCGGGTTTTACCGATACCCCGGAAAAATTCCAGCTCACCTCCGATCTGTTGCGGGTGACCTTTCCTTATATATTGCTGATCTCGCTGTCGTCGCTGGCCGGCGCGATCCTCAACACCTGGAACCGCTTCTCGGTGCCGGCGTTCGTGCCGACTCTGCTCAACGTCAGCATGATCGTGTTTTCGCTGTTCCTCACGCCGTACTTCGATCCGCCGGTCATGGCCCTTGGCTGGGCGGTGTTGGTCGGCGGTCTGGCGCAATTGCTGTATCAGCTGCCGCACCTGAAAAAGATCGGCATGCTGGTGCTGCCGCGCCTGAACCTGCGCGACAGCGGCGTGTGGCGGGTGATGAAGCAGATGCTGCCGGCGATTCTCGGTGTGTCGGTCAGTCAGATCTCGCTGATCATCAACACCATCTTCGCCTCGTTTCTGGTCGCAGGTTCAGTGTCGTGGATGTACTACGCCGACCGTTTGATGGAGTTGCCCTCGGGCGTGTTGGGTGTGGCGCTCGGTACGATTCTGCTGCCAACGCTGGCCAAGACCTACGCCAGCAAGGATCGCCACGAGTATTCACGCATCCTCGACTGGGGGCTGCGCCTGTGTTTTGTGCTGGTGCTGCCGTGCGCGCTGGCGCTGGGAATTCTCGCCGAACCGCTGACCGTTTCGCTATTCCAGTACGGTCAGTTCAGTGGCTTCGATGCCGAGATGACCCAGCGTGCGCTGATCGCCTATTCGGTCGGCCTGCTCGGGATTATCGTGATCAAGGTGCTGGCGCCGGGCTTTTATGCGCAACAGAACATCCGTACCCCGGTGAAAATCGCAATCTTCACGCTGGTCTGCACGCAGTTGTTCAACCTGGCGCTGATCGGGCCGCTGGCCCACGCCGGTCTGGCGCTGGCGATCAGTGCCGGTGCTTGCCTCAACGCCGGGTTGCTGTTCTATCAACTGCGCAAGCAGAAGATGTATCAACCGCAGCCGGGCTGGGGCAAGTTCGGTTTCAAACTGGTTGTTGCGGTGACGGTGATGTCCGCGGTGTTGCTGGCCGGCATGCATTTCATGCCCGCCTGGGATGAGGGGCACATGCTCGAGCGCTTCTTGCGCCTGGGCGCGCTGGTGGTGGCCGGGGTGGTGGCGTATTTCGGTATGTTGCTGCTGCTGGGTTTCCGCCTGCGCGACTTCAATCGCAAGGCCTTGAGCTAA
- the proB gene encoding glutamate 5-kinase, whose product MRSKVTGAQRWVVKIGSALLTADGKGLDRAAMSVWVEQMVALHEAGVELVLVSSGAVAAGMSRLGWTSRPSAMHELQAAAAIGQMGLVQAWESSFAEHGRHTAQILLTHDDLSDRKRYLNARSTLRALVELKVIPVINENDTVVTDEIRFGDNDTLAALVANLVEADLLVILTDRDGMFDADPRNNPDAQLIYEARADDPTLDAVAGGTGGALGRGGMQTKLRAARLAARSGAHTIIVGGRLERVLDRLKAGERIGTLLSPERGMLAARKQWLAGHLQTRGTLVLDEGAVSALSKGNKSLLPVGVKLVQGSFRRGEMVVCVAPDGREIARGLANYSALEAQKIIGQSSDAIVGLLGYMAEPELVHRDNLILV is encoded by the coding sequence ATGCGGAGCAAGGTGACAGGTGCGCAGCGTTGGGTCGTGAAGATCGGCAGCGCTTTGCTGACAGCTGATGGCAAAGGGCTGGATCGCGCGGCAATGAGTGTCTGGGTCGAGCAGATGGTGGCGCTGCATGAAGCGGGCGTCGAGCTGGTGCTGGTGTCCTCCGGGGCGGTGGCGGCCGGCATGAGTCGCTTGGGCTGGACCTCGCGACCCAGTGCCATGCACGAGTTGCAGGCGGCCGCTGCGATCGGTCAGATGGGTCTGGTGCAGGCGTGGGAATCGAGCTTCGCCGAGCATGGCCGGCACACCGCGCAGATTCTCCTGACCCACGACGACCTGTCTGACCGCAAGCGCTACCTCAACGCCCGCAGCACCTTGCGTGCGTTGGTCGAGTTGAAAGTCATTCCGGTGATCAACGAAAACGATACCGTGGTGACCGACGAAATCCGTTTCGGCGACAACGACACGCTGGCGGCGCTGGTGGCCAATCTGGTCGAGGCCGATCTGCTGGTGATCCTCACCGATCGCGACGGCATGTTCGACGCCGATCCGCGCAACAATCCTGATGCGCAGTTGATTTATGAAGCGCGCGCCGATGATCCGACGCTCGATGCGGTCGCCGGCGGTACCGGCGGTGCGCTGGGGCGCGGCGGCATGCAGACCAAGTTGCGCGCGGCGCGCCTGGCGGCGCGTTCCGGGGCGCACACCATCATCGTCGGTGGGCGGCTTGAGCGCGTGCTCGATCGCCTCAAGGCGGGCGAGCGCATCGGTACGCTGCTGTCGCCTGAGCGCGGCATGCTCGCGGCGCGCAAGCAGTGGCTGGCCGGGCATCTGCAAACCCGTGGCACTCTGGTGCTGGATGAAGGGGCAGTGTCGGCGTTGTCCAAGGGCAACAAAAGTCTGCTGCCGGTAGGGGTGAAATTGGTTCAGGGCAGTTTCCGGCGTGGTGAGATGGTGGTCTGCGTGGCGCCGGACGGTCGTGAGATCGCGCGGGGGCTGGCCAATTACAGCGCCCTGGAGGCGCAAAAAATCATCGGTCAGTCGTCGGATGCGATTGTCGGTTTGCTCGGTTACATGGCTGAACCGGAGCTGGTTCACCGTGACAACCTGATTCTGGTCTAG
- the rpsT gene encoding 30S ribosomal protein S20, with product MANSPSAKKRAKQAEKRRSHNASLRSMVRTYIKNVVKAIDAKDAEKAQAAYVLAVPVIDRMADKGIIHKNKAARHKSRLNGHVKALKEAA from the coding sequence GTGGCCAACTCACCTTCCGCCAAAAAACGTGCAAAACAGGCTGAGAAGCGTCGCAGCCACAACGCCAGCCTGCGTTCCATGGTTCGTACCTACATCAAGAATGTAGTTAAGGCCATCGACGCAAAAGACGCTGAAAAAGCTCAAGCTGCATACGTTCTGGCTGTGCCAGTTATCGACCGTATGGCCGATAAAGGCATCATCCACAAGAACAAGGCTGCTCGTCATAAGAGCCGTCTGAATGGCCACGTCAAAGCGCTGAAAGAAGCCGCTTAA
- the cgtA gene encoding Obg family GTPase CgtA: MKFVDEVSIRVKAGDGGNGAMSFRREKFIENGGPNGGDGGDGGSIYMMADENLNTLVDYRYTRHFDAERGSNGGSTDCTGKKGEDLILRVPVGTTVIDSATQEVIGDLTKAGQKLMVVQGGWHGLGNTRFKSSTNRAPRQTTPGKPGEQRDLKLEMKVLADVGLLGLPNAGKSTFIRSVSAAKPKVADYPFTTLVPNLGVVSVDRWKSFVIADIPGLIEGASDGAGLGIRFLKHLARTRLLLHLVDMAPLDDSSAPDAAEVIVNELIKFSPSLAERDRWLVLNKCDQILEEEHDARVKEIVDRLEWTGPVYVISAIAKIGTERLCHDIMRYMEDRADRLAADPAYKEELADLDQRIEDEARAQLQALDDKRALRRSGVKSVHDIGDDDWDEEDVDDEDGPEIIYVRD; this comes from the coding sequence ATGAAGTTTGTTGATGAAGTATCGATTCGCGTAAAGGCTGGTGACGGTGGCAACGGTGCCATGAGTTTCCGTCGGGAAAAATTCATCGAGAACGGTGGCCCGAACGGTGGTGATGGCGGTGACGGCGGTTCCATCTACATGATGGCTGACGAAAACCTCAACACCCTGGTCGACTACCGTTACACCCGCCACTTCGATGCCGAGCGTGGCTCCAACGGCGGCAGCACCGACTGCACCGGCAAGAAGGGTGAAGATCTGATCCTGCGCGTGCCGGTCGGCACCACCGTGATCGACTCCGCCACTCAGGAAGTGATCGGCGACCTGACCAAGGCCGGCCAGAAACTGATGGTAGTGCAGGGCGGCTGGCACGGTCTGGGCAACACCCGTTTCAAATCCAGTACCAACCGTGCGCCGCGTCAGACCACGCCGGGCAAGCCGGGCGAGCAGCGCGACCTGAAACTGGAAATGAAAGTGCTGGCCGACGTCGGCCTGCTGGGTTTGCCGAATGCCGGTAAAAGTACCTTTATCCGTTCGGTCTCGGCGGCCAAGCCGAAAGTCGCCGACTACCCGTTCACCACGCTGGTGCCAAACCTCGGTGTGGTCAGCGTCGATCGCTGGAAGAGCTTCGTCATTGCCGACATTCCGGGTCTGATCGAAGGCGCTTCCGACGGTGCCGGCCTGGGCATTCGCTTCCTCAAGCACTTGGCGCGTACCCGTCTGCTGCTGCACCTAGTCGACATGGCGCCGCTGGATGATTCCAGTGCTCCGGACGCGGCTGAAGTGATCGTCAACGAGCTGATCAAATTCAGCCCGTCGCTGGCTGAGCGTGATCGCTGGCTGGTGCTGAACAAGTGCGATCAGATTCTTGAAGAAGAGCACGATGCCCGCGTCAAGGAAATCGTCGATCGTCTGGAATGGACCGGTCCGGTGTACGTGATCTCGGCCATCGCCAAGATCGGTACCGAGCGTCTGTGCCACGACATCATGCGTTATATGGAAGACCGTGCCGATCGCCTGGCCGCAGACCCTGCGTACAAGGAAGAGCTGGCCGATCTCGATCAGCGCATCGAAGATGAAGCCCGTGCGCAGTTGCAGGCGCTGGACGACAAGCGTGCCCTGCGCCGCAGTGGCGTGAAGTCGGTCCATGACATCGGCGACGATGACTGGGACGAAGAAGATGTGGATGACGAAGACGGTCCGGAAATCATTTACGTGCGTGACTGA